Proteins encoded by one window of Camelus bactrianus isolate YW-2024 breed Bactrian camel chromosome 9, ASM4877302v1, whole genome shotgun sequence:
- the LOC141578739 gene encoding vomeronasal type-1 receptor 4-like, which yields MSFHTDALRIVGEVAVKTIFQLQMIAGAQANVILFFCSISPVLLGHKQRPTHMILTHMAVSNLLVLLSPRIPYTMAAFVLRNPLSSLGCKSVYYIHRVARSTTLCSTCVPSTYQFFTLNPRRVEWTMLRGRAPKLIGPSCCTCWIFSVLLNVYIPVTVTGPLDMKNDTDTQGEWFCSSSSHHTNLVILWSISDVMFVSLLIWSGGSMMLLLHRHQLKMQCIHTPTGYHRCPPEMRAAHTILMIVVTFVISYVLNSIFTLYILVHLNYKLWLQQICHVLASCFPTFSPFLLLLRDPRFPRFCS from the coding sequence ATGTCCTTTCATACAGATGCCCTGAGGATTGTAGGGGAGGTGGCTGTAAAAACCATCTTTCAGCTGCAGATGATAGCTGGGGCTCAGGCCAatgtcattcttttcttctgcagcatCTCTCCAGTCTTACTGGGACACAAGCAGAGACCCACACACATGATTCTGACCCACATGGCCGTGTCCAATCTCTTGGTTCTTCTCTCCCCGAGAATTCCCTACACAATGGCAGCTTTTGTTTTGAGGAACCCCCTGTCCAGTCTTGGGTGTAAATCTGTATATTATATACACAGAGTGGCTCGCAGCACCACCCTTTGCTCCACCTGTGTCCCGAGCACCTATCAGTTCTTCACTCTAAACCCCAGGAGAGTGGAGTGGACGATGCTCAGAGGAAGAGCCCCCAAGCTCATTGGTCCTTCCTGTTGTACCTGCTGGATTTTCAGTGTCTTATTGAATGTCTATATTCCTGTGACAGTCACTGGTCCACTGGACATGAAAAACGATACTGACACTCAAGGAGAGTGGTTTTGTTCATCTTCAAGTCACCACACAAACCTTGTCATCCTGTGGTCCATCTCGGATGTCATGTTTGTTAGTCTCCTGATCTGGTCCGGTGGCTCCATGATGCTTCTCCTGCACAGGCACCAGCTGAAAATGCAGTGCATTCACACCCCCACTGGGTACCACAGATGCCCCCCAGAGATGAGAGCTGCCCACACCATCCTGATGATCGTGGTCACCTTTGTCATCTCCTATGTGCTGAATTCCATTTTTACTCTTTATATCCTTGTCCATTTAAATTACAAACTATGGTTGCAACAGATCTGTCACGTGTTGGCTTCATGTTTCCCCACGTTTAGCCCCTTCCTGCTGCTCCTTAGGGATCCTAGGTTTCCTAGATTCTGCTCTTGA